The stretch of DNA AAGGTCTGGTTAAGTTTTTCTTTGGTATCTATCATAAAGACCTCTGCGATTTAAGATTATTTAGGTCCGCTTTATCCTTGTGAAAATCTTCACAAATTACCTCAAAAAAAAGCTCCCGTATATCATATACTATACAACTAGGATATGTCAACAAAAATTATTAAATCCTATAAAAGAAATCTCAAAAGGATAGCCCCCATGTCTTTGGTTTATATAGGGTCTTTCTATTTTTTTCAGATGGGTTCTTGAGTAAAGAACCCATCTGACTTTTAGATAGTAGAGTTTCCTTTACAATTTCAAAGGCTTTTTTCCAAAAACCACTTTGAAAACGCCAGTGATTATAGCGAAAATAACTATAGGACCCAAAGCGATAAAGAATAATCTGGACCAAAGGGTGGCTAAAAATGATCTTATTGGACCAACCTTTCCTTCTTCGGCAGGGATTGGTGTCACTATCGGAGTAACTAAGGCTTCATCCTGGGTAGCCTCCACCCTCTCTTCAGTTCGGGCAATAATCCTTTTTACCTCTGCTTCAATTGCTGACTCAAGTTCTGGCCCCTCCTTTTTAGGTGTCTTTGACTGTTCCAAGGCATTGATTAAAGCATCTTTCAACTCCTCTGGGGTGAAAGGCTTTGAAACATAATTAGATACCCCTAACTTCATCGCCTGTACCGCAGATGCCACAGAAGGATAACCTGTTATCATTACTACGATTATATCAGGATGGTTCTTCTTTATAATCCTCAAAACCTCCATCCCGTCTATCTCCGGAAGCTTCCAGTCAACTAAAACCGCATCATAT from Candidatus Zixiibacteriota bacterium encodes:
- a CDS encoding response regulator, with the protein product MKDRKNVLVIDDEPIVLDSCRRILHDEGFEVNGAMNGREGLKKIEEDKYDAVLVDWKLPEIDGMEVLRIIKKNHPDIIVVMITGYPSVASAVQAMKLGVSNYVSKPFTPEELKDALINALEQSKTPKKEGPELESAIEAEVKRIIARTEERVEATQDEALVTPIVTPIPAEEGKVGPIRSFLATLWSRLFFIALGPIVIFAIITGVFKVVFGKKPLKL